From a single Gimesia fumaroli genomic region:
- a CDS encoding Fic/DOC family protein, with protein MPEYHCRIKYMIDLVIGKCSRYSTGMGKNQHDKYDVSGNIEAEYVDEAEKVLVNKRGIRDLETLQIAEEEGLTRAYESLLAEVRTDTPMTAELLRHIHSRIFGDIYEWAGRWRTVLISKPGAIWPPPHYLDESMQTFEQEVLQKYPPAKLVSDEAFCEAVGEIQGEFLAIHPFREGNARTIKLMTNLLSIQAGRPLLKYDLSATGTQQYIEAAKAALARKDYQPMIQITQQALKRAQQ; from the coding sequence GTGCCAGAGTATCATTGCCGCATCAAGTACATGATCGATCTGGTAATTGGGAAATGCTCTCGCTACAGTACGGGTATGGGAAAAAATCAGCACGATAAATATGATGTGTCGGGCAATATCGAAGCCGAGTATGTCGATGAAGCGGAGAAGGTGCTCGTCAACAAACGGGGAATCCGAGACCTTGAGACACTGCAAATCGCGGAGGAAGAGGGACTCACCAGGGCGTATGAATCGTTACTGGCAGAAGTCAGAACCGACACGCCGATGACTGCGGAACTACTTCGCCATATCCATTCCCGCATCTTTGGAGACATTTACGAATGGGCGGGTCGCTGGCGTACCGTGCTGATCAGCAAACCGGGAGCCATCTGGCCTCCCCCGCATTATCTCGACGAGTCCATGCAGACGTTTGAGCAGGAAGTGTTACAGAAATACCCGCCAGCTAAGCTGGTCAGCGATGAGGCATTTTGCGAAGCTGTGGGGGAAATTCAGGGGGAGTTCCTGGCCATTCATCCCTTCCGGGAAGGAAACGCCAGAACGATCAAGCTGATGACGAATCTGCTTTCGATCCAAGCGGGCAGACCCCTGCTGAAATATGATCTGTCAGCAACGGGCACGCAACAGTATATTGAAGCCGCCAAAGCGGCACTGGCTCGAAAAGACTATCAGCCGATGATACAGATTACTCAGCAGGCTTTGAAACGGGCTCAGCAGTAG
- a CDS encoding type II toxin-antitoxin system RelE/ParE family toxin, with amino-acid sequence MELSRRAEVDIKSTYSYIRKHGPADPSAWKAGLEQKLTGLETFPEACGLAPENEFVKAEIRQTFYGPFRIVFTIREQIVFVLTVRHAARLALQREELDKIQ; translated from the coding sequence GTGGAACTTTCACGCCGGGCGGAAGTGGATATTAAAAGTACCTACTCTTATATCCGCAAGCATGGACCGGCAGATCCGAGTGCCTGGAAAGCCGGCCTTGAGCAAAAACTGACCGGTCTCGAAACCTTTCCAGAAGCCTGTGGACTGGCTCCCGAGAACGAATTTGTCAAAGCAGAAATTCGTCAGACCTTTTATGGCCCGTTTCGGATTGTCTTTACCATTCGAGAGCAAATCGTGTTTGTGCTTACTGTTCGCCATGCAGCCCGGCTTGCTCTGCAACGTGAAGAATTAGATAAAATCCAGTAG
- a CDS encoding type IV secretory system conjugative DNA transfer family protein, translating to MLISISDTPTNERGPRHMRSILAAIHHATSRKQSVSFIIGQHARQVGLFCRFPGLLHRLIQSQFHAKYPDCSIEVLNDNTLDCPAGFQTWVMSLHLRPDLFPILRYQQFEDGIHNEVDDPIGGILQAVSAGDSEIQARIEIEVIPAPSRRCRQAQSVLERLATPFFRSHRSLARQYAFYASSPQRWQRVCAAILVRLLVRTEESRFSFDDELSKTSSRMHDSEKDLQAASVKLGQHLFEVRLKLIAQAPQDQQQAALYKLHELAAVLNKFTEPRFGAFQPAKIRPSETDFKRPGFLLSDEELATMWHLPTSSVRDVSRMATHSRRLEPPVELPLKERESLSSRVCELGKVAFQDQNERFGIRAEDRFRHIFIVGKTGNGKSTVLQNAILSDMNSGEGLAVVDPHGDLAEAVLAAVPSQRTNDVILIDPSDLAFPVSINPLDVPPFMVDVACDGVVSTFRKVFGTGTHTPRLEDILWNTVLALMLAGDCTILDMLRMFAVDDTFRRDILVRVADPVVRNWWMTTFPKLRSLRGEDPFASVENKLRQLLTNSVIRNMVSQPNSRIDFRKAMDEGKIIIINLSKGKLGERTSSFLGSLFVTQLQLATMTRAAIPEQDRRPFYLYCDEFQNVATSSFSTFLSEARKYKMGLCLATQFLDQVDQQTLQAVFGNVGSLLVFAVGPHDADILAEQLTGPVNAADLIALPKYRACIRLMVDGMSRPAFTMETIKPESTSIDRSEFVREQSRRRYAQLVEIIQDQIARSFTSV from the coding sequence ATGTTGATTTCGATCAGTGATACGCCCACCAACGAACGGGGACCACGGCACATGCGGTCGATTCTGGCCGCCATTCATCATGCCACGTCACGAAAGCAGTCTGTTTCTTTCATCATTGGACAACACGCCAGACAAGTCGGCTTATTTTGTCGATTTCCGGGGCTTTTACACCGGCTCATTCAAAGTCAGTTTCACGCCAAGTATCCGGATTGTTCCATTGAAGTGCTGAATGACAATACTCTGGATTGTCCCGCTGGATTTCAGACCTGGGTCATGTCACTCCATTTGCGTCCTGATCTCTTTCCGATCTTACGTTACCAGCAGTTTGAAGATGGGATTCACAACGAAGTGGATGACCCCATCGGTGGGATCTTACAGGCCGTGTCAGCGGGGGACTCTGAGATCCAGGCAAGAATCGAAATCGAAGTGATTCCTGCCCCTTCTCGACGGTGCAGACAGGCGCAGTCCGTCCTGGAACGTTTAGCAACTCCCTTTTTTCGAAGCCATCGTTCGCTGGCCCGTCAATATGCTTTCTATGCCAGTAGCCCCCAACGCTGGCAGCGAGTTTGTGCAGCGATTCTTGTTCGCTTGTTGGTGCGAACTGAAGAATCACGGTTCAGTTTTGATGACGAACTGAGCAAAACTTCGTCCCGGATGCACGATAGCGAGAAAGATTTGCAGGCTGCGTCCGTCAAGCTGGGTCAGCATCTGTTTGAAGTCCGATTGAAACTGATTGCTCAGGCACCACAGGACCAGCAGCAGGCTGCACTCTATAAACTGCACGAACTGGCGGCTGTGTTGAACAAGTTTACGGAACCCCGTTTCGGTGCGTTTCAGCCTGCGAAAATCAGACCGTCCGAAACGGATTTCAAGCGACCGGGGTTTCTGCTGTCTGATGAAGAACTGGCAACCATGTGGCATCTGCCCACCAGTTCGGTACGTGATGTTTCTCGCATGGCGACCCATTCACGGCGGCTGGAACCGCCTGTGGAATTACCCCTCAAGGAAAGGGAATCTTTGAGTTCCAGGGTTTGCGAACTGGGGAAAGTGGCCTTTCAGGATCAGAATGAACGATTCGGAATTCGTGCAGAAGATCGGTTTCGTCACATTTTTATCGTCGGAAAAACAGGCAATGGGAAATCCACCGTTCTGCAAAATGCCATTCTTTCCGACATGAATTCAGGAGAGGGATTGGCTGTCGTAGATCCACACGGGGATCTGGCCGAAGCAGTCCTGGCAGCCGTGCCGAGCCAGAGGACCAACGATGTCATCCTGATCGATCCGAGTGATCTGGCGTTTCCCGTCAGTATCAATCCGCTGGATGTCCCCCCGTTTATGGTGGATGTTGCCTGTGATGGAGTGGTCAGCACGTTTCGGAAAGTCTTCGGAACGGGGACCCATACGCCCCGTCTGGAGGATATTCTGTGGAACACGGTTCTGGCTTTGATGCTGGCAGGGGACTGTACGATTCTCGATATGCTGCGAATGTTTGCCGTTGATGATACGTTTCGCCGGGACATTCTTGTCAGGGTGGCAGACCCAGTGGTCCGCAACTGGTGGATGACCACATTTCCCAAGTTGCGTTCTCTGAGAGGGGAAGACCCGTTCGCTTCGGTCGAGAACAAGCTAAGGCAATTACTGACGAATTCCGTAATCCGTAATATGGTTTCGCAGCCGAACAGCAGAATTGATTTTCGGAAGGCGATGGATGAAGGAAAGATCATCATTATCAATCTTTCCAAGGGCAAACTGGGGGAGCGAACCTCTTCGTTCCTCGGTTCGTTGTTCGTCACCCAACTGCAACTGGCGACCATGACGCGTGCGGCGATACCGGAACAGGATCGTAGACCGTTTTATCTGTATTGTGACGAATTTCAGAATGTGGCGACTTCCAGTTTTTCTACATTTCTCTCTGAGGCCCGCAAGTACAAAATGGGTCTCTGTCTAGCAACACAGTTCTTGGATCAGGTGGATCAACAGACTCTGCAGGCAGTGTTTGGGAATGTAGGCAGTCTGCTGGTGTTCGCCGTCGGTCCTCATGATGCGGACATCCTGGCAGAACAACTAACTGGCCCTGTCAACGCAGCCGACCTGATCGCCCTGCCCAAATACCGGGCCTGTATTCGCTTGATGGTCGATGGTATGAGTCGGCCTGCATTCACAATGGAAACGATCAAGCCTGAATCGACCTCCATTGATCGTTCCGAATTCGTTCGTGAACAATCCCGCAGACGGTATGCACAACTGGTGGAGATCATCCAGGACCAGATTGCACGATCTTTCACTTCGGTTTGA